From a single Rutidosis leptorrhynchoides isolate AG116_Rl617_1_P2 chromosome 5, CSIRO_AGI_Rlap_v1, whole genome shotgun sequence genomic region:
- the LOC139850192 gene encoding putative F-box protein At5g60060 — MTTPLINPLSREIINLPKIDTFPRFLKSSSGWDLGIRKLLFHSHSHLVVVLWGCFRKLGFCHIGDDKWTSIETGWGGSILDITCYDGRVYCLDWACHIRSCDVYGEENKMVIVDVSHLPKEYYNKEAIEAYAMGVDVDDGRKRLLVVIREVMYDDEDFELRSETYKTYNFRVFEFDLENKKWSKVNDLGKKTLFVGHGSSFWIEDDSGVIKGNCIYYTDDVVSYNSSKNGGGRDMGIFHMCDGTIELHFTGESLSKVSPPFWLQSM, encoded by the coding sequence ATGACTACGCCACTCATCAATCCATTATCACGTGAAATTATCAATCTTCCAAAGATTGACACTTTCCCAAGATTCTTGAAATCTTCTTCAGGATGGGATCTTGGGATTCGCAAGCTACTCTTTCATAGTCATTCACATTTGGTGGTTGTGTTATGGGGATGTTTTCGTAAGTTAGGGTTTTGTCATATTGGAGATGACAAGTGGACATCTATTGAGACAGGTTGGGGTGGGTCGATACTCGATATAACTTGTTATGATGGACGAGTTTATTGTTTGGATTGGGCGTGTCATATAAGATCATGTGATGTTTATGGGGAAGAAAATAAAATGGTAATAGTTGATGTTTCACATCTACcaaaagaatattataataaagaagCGATAGAAGCTTATGCTATGGGAGTGGACGTTGATGACGGAAGGAAGAGATTGTTGGTCGTTATCAGAGAAGTAATGTATGACGACGAGGATTTTGAGTTACGTAGTGAGACTTACAAGACATACAATTTTCGAGTTTTTGAGTTCGATTTAGAAAATAAAAAATGGTCAAAAGTGAATGATCTTGGTAAAAAAACTCTATTTGTGGGGCATGGTTCATCTTTTTGGATAGAGGACGATTCAGGGGTGATCAAGGGCAATTGCATATACTACACAGATGATGTTGTGTCATATAACAGTAGTAAAAATGGAGGAGGGAGGGATATGGGGATTTTTCATATGTGTGACGGAACCATTGAGCTTCACTTTACCGGTGAATCACTTAGCAAAGTTTCCCCACCATTCTGGCTTCAGTCAATGTAA
- the LOC139850191 gene encoding secreted RxLR effector protein 78-like: protein MADFEKAFDSLNWVFLMEVMSCMGFDEKWHKWILACLKSTSISILINGSPTREFSISRGVRQGDPLSPFLFILAAEGLNILTKGTVERGLFNGVEIGRDKIMLSTYDMRMILCSLVNDLDRTPVISSSF, encoded by the coding sequence ATGGCCGATTTTGAAAAAGCGTTTGATAGCTTAAATTGGGTTTTTCTCATGGAAGTTATGTCTTGCAtgggatttgatgaaaaatggcatAAGTGGATTCTTGCTTGCCTAAAATCGACTAGCATCTCCATCTTAATTAATGGCTCACCTACACGTGAATTTTCTATTAGTAGAGGCGTTAGGCAAGGCGATCCTCTTTCCCCCTTTTTATTCATCTTAGCCGCGGAAGGACTCAATATTCTCACCAAGGGCACGGTTGAGCGAGGTCTTTTTAATGGTGTTGAAATTGGAAGAGATAAGATCATGTTGTCTACTTACGATATGAGGATGATACTTTGTTCGTTGGTGAATGATCTAGATCGAACGCCCGTAATCTCATCATCATTTTAA